The sequence GGCGGCCCTGACCGACAACACCCATCGCTCCTGGTGGGCCGAGTGGGGCCGGATCGCCTGCCCCACCCTGCTCGTCCTCGCGCAGTCCACCATCATCGACGCCGAGCAGCTCGACCGCATGCACCGCGACCGCCCCGACGCCGTCCTGGCCAGCGTCCCCGGCACCACCCACGACCTCCACCTCGAACGCCCGGAGGCGCTGGCGGAGTTGCTCGAGGATTTCTGCGCCGCCGGAGCCCCCCGCCACTGACCCGCCGCTGACCCGCCGCCACCGGCCCTCCCCGCGCGCGCCGCGCAGGAAGTCGGCGCGCTCGACTTCCTGCGCGACCGCCGTCCGGCCGCTGTGTCCTCGGGTCGCCGGGTCGTGCGGAGTCGTGCAGAAAGCTTTCCTCTTGGTGCGGGTGGCACAGAAAGTCGGGCGCGCCGACTTTCTGTGCGGCCGACTCGCTGCCGTGTCTTGGTCGGCCCCGGGGCGCGGCGGTGACGGGTGCGGGTGCGGTGCCCCTGGGCGGCGCAGGAAGTCGGTGTGCTCGACTTCCTGCGTGGGTTCCGAGTCCGGGTCCTCGGGGGTGCGGCGCCGATTCCGTTCGGGAGGTGGATGCTGCTGCCTTCCTGCACGGACGCCGCCCGGTTGCTGCGTTCTCGGGCCGCCGCGTCGTGCAGAAAGCTTTCCTCTGGGTGCGGGTGGCGTGGAAAGTCGGGCGCACCGACTTTCTGTGCGCGGCTTACTCGCTGCCGTGTCCCGGCCGGCACCGGGGTGCGGCGGTGGCGTGTGCGGGTGTGGTGCTCCTGGGTGGTGCGGGAAGTCGACGTCGCCGACTTCCTGCGCAGCCGCCGTCCGGCCGTTGGGTCCTCGGGCCTCCGGGTCGCCGGGTCGCCGGGTCGTGCGGAAAGGTTTCCTCACGGTGCGGTGAGTCGTGGTGGCGTGGAAAGTCGGGCGCGCCGACTTCCTGTGCGGCTTACTCGCTGCCGTGTCCCGGCCGGCCCCGAGGCGCGGCGGGTGCGGGTGCGGGTGCGGGTGCGGTGCCCCTGGGCGGCGCAGGAAGTCGATGTCGCCGACTTCCTGCGCCGCCGCCGTCCGGCCGTTGGGTTCTCGGGCCGTCGGGTCGTGCGGAGTCGTGCGGAAAGGTTTCCTCACGGTGCGGTGAGGTGTGGTGGCGTGGAAAGTCGGGCCCGCCGACTTTCTGTGTGGCTTACTCGCTGCCGTGTCCCGGCCGGCCCCGAGGCGCGGCGGGTGCGGGTGTGGTGCCCCTGGGTGGTGCGGGAAGTCGACCTCGCCGACTTCTCGCGCCACCCAGGGCGCCGGGCAGCCGTTGCGCTACCGGACCTGTTCGGGGGTCGATCGCAGCCGGACGTGCAGATGGCCCTGGAGGGGGTAGGCGGGCGGGGCCGCGGTGAGGACGCGGTCGAAGGCGTACCGGCTCTTCTCCGCGACCCGGCAGGAGGCGGTGTTGTCCACCTGGTGCAACAGTTCGAGCCGCTGGAGTCCGGTCGGGCCGAGGGTGTCGAAGGCCCAGCCGGTGAGCGCCTCCAGCGCGCGCGGGGCGATGCCCCGGCCCCGGGCGGGGGCGGACGTCCAGTAGCCGACCTCGGCGGTGTGCCCGCCGGGCGAGACCCGCTTGAGCACGAGGTTGCCCAACGGCGGCCCCGGCTCCGCGCCCGGCAGCGCCTCCAGGACGGCGAAGGCGAACCGGTGTCCCGCCGCCCAGGCCTCCTGCTGGGTGCCGACCCAGCGGAGCGCGTCCGCCTCGTCGTCGACGACCGAGGTCGTCCAGTGGCGCAGCACCGGGTCCCGGTACACCTCGACGAGCGCGGGCGCGTCCTCGTTCCGCCAGGGCCGGAGCAGCAGGGCGGGGGCGGACGGGTCGGCGTCGACGGGCAGGACCATGGTGTCGTTCATCAGGCAATCGTATCCGGCGGAGCGGCCGACGCCTGGTCAACAGCCATGGCACCGCAGGTCGATGGAGGTGCCGTGGCCCGAGTGGCGCGTGGCAGACTGGTCGGCCGACGGACAGTTCGTTCGAGTAGGACACGGGGGCGGTCATGACCGGTCGGGGGACCGTGCTCG comes from Streptomyces sp. TLI_053 and encodes:
- a CDS encoding GNAT family N-acetyltransferase, whose product is MNDTMVLPVDADPSAPALLLRPWRNEDAPALVEVYRDPVLRHWTTSVVDDEADALRWVGTQQEAWAAGHRFAFAVLEALPGAEPGPPLGNLVLKRVSPGGHTAEVGYWTSAPARGRGIAPRALEALTGWAFDTLGPTGLQRLELLHQVDNTASCRVAEKSRYAFDRVLTAAPPAYPLQGHLHVRLRSTPEQVR